From one Acidobacteriota bacterium genomic stretch:
- a CDS encoding thioredoxin family protein: MRRRRLRAFLVLLTSSVVLSAANPRLVDGVSGAPVEWSDWVSKRGPVAVLVWASWAPDAITTIDRYPALKAACEEKGLNLVLLDVQETLEEGRRALSDREIAWLHDRHGALLKRYRVIDVPSLLIVAANGESLGRLAAVPDEVDRWKSP, encoded by the coding sequence ATGAGAAGGCGACGCCTGAGGGCGTTCCTCGTCCTGCTGACATCGTCGGTGGTCCTGTCCGCAGCCAATCCTCGCCTGGTCGACGGAGTTTCCGGTGCGCCGGTCGAGTGGTCGGATTGGGTGAGCAAACGCGGACCCGTTGCCGTCCTGGTTTGGGCCTCGTGGGCACCCGACGCCATAACGACCATCGATCGCTACCCTGCGCTGAAGGCGGCCTGTGAGGAAAAGGGTCTGAATCTGGTGCTGCTGGACGTACAAGAGACGCTCGAGGAAGGCAGGAGGGCGCTGAGCGATCGCGAAATCGCATGGCTTCACGACCGACATGGCGCTCTCCTGAAGCGGTACCGGGTGATCGATGTGCCTTCCCTGCTCATCGTAGCTGCGAACGGCGAATCGCTGGGCAGGCTGGCGGCCGTACCCGACGAGGTTGATCGGTGGAAAAGTCCTTGA